In Niveispirillum cyanobacteriorum, the following proteins share a genomic window:
- a CDS encoding GNAT family N-acetyltransferase — translation MDIWEIRRDDGHVISNDPARLNFDIIHPALASSYWSPGISRAKVEQAARHSVAVGLYDFNCFQIGYCRVITDHTSFAYLADVWVNPERRGAGLGTFLVDSVVNRPEWADLRRFLLFTADAHGLYAKFGFAALDKPERAMWRPAKA, via the coding sequence ATGGATATCTGGGAAATCCGCCGCGATGATGGGCATGTCATCAGCAATGATCCGGCCCGTCTGAACTTCGATATTATCCATCCGGCCCTGGCATCCAGCTATTGGTCACCGGGAATCAGTCGCGCGAAAGTCGAGCAGGCTGCACGCCATTCGGTGGCAGTTGGCCTCTATGATTTCAATTGTTTCCAAATCGGCTATTGCCGCGTCATCACGGACCACACCAGTTTCGCCTATCTGGCGGATGTCTGGGTAAACCCGGAACGGCGCGGTGCGGGGCTTGGAACCTTCCTGGTGGACAGTGTGGTCAACCGTCCTGAATGGGCGGATTTGCGCCGATTCCTGCTTTTCACGGCGGACGCGCACGGGTTGTACGCAAAGTTCGGTTTTGCAGCACTGGATAAGCCGGAAAGGGCCATGTGGCGGCCCGCAAAGGCCTGA
- the flhA gene encoding flagellar biosynthesis protein FlhA, producing MTDQPQTNVGSAQDALRLIGQSLKRGEVGFAIAILAIVVVLIIPLPTFLLDVGLTISFAFSVLILMTVLSIQKPLEFSSFPTILLVSTMLRLALNLASTRLILGHGHEGVDAAGHVIATFGQFIMGGNFIIGVTVFGILMLVNFSVITKGSGRIAEVAARFTLDAMPGKQMAIDADLSAGLIEEAEARKRRKELEDESQFFGAMDGASKFVRGDAVAGLVITFLNIIVGMIIGIAQKDMEFLEAGQTYTLLTVGDGLVSQIPALLVSLAAGLMVSKSGSTGSTDKAVFGQLTFYPTALGLTSAVVLAIGLLPGMPKIPFGLLAIGLAAAAYYLPKTKLMRQALEAEQETQAAAAAAPAPVADEPISTALAIDLVRLELGYGLLSLINSEVGHRLTDQIKGLRRQLAGEIGIIMPAVRIQDNLQLPPNTYLIRIKEIEAGRGDVRPNMLLCMDPRGDRIGLPGEATTEPTFGLPAMWIDGAYREEALFKGYTVVDPPTVVTTHLTEIIKDNMADLLSYAETQKLLDEMGKEHQKLVGDVVPTQITIGGLQRVLQNLLGERVSVRDLPTILEGVAEATAYTRNMTQITEHVRARLARQISDSNTNDLGFIPLVTLSPEWEQAFAESIVGDGDERQLSMAPSRLQQFITAVRQSFERFAMQGEAPVLLTSPLIRPFVRSIIERFRPATVVMSQNEIHPKAKIKTLGQI from the coding sequence ATGACCGACCAACCGCAGACGAATGTAGGCTCCGCCCAGGATGCTCTGCGCCTTATCGGCCAGTCGCTGAAACGCGGCGAGGTTGGGTTCGCGATTGCCATTCTGGCTATCGTGGTGGTTCTGATCATCCCCTTGCCCACCTTCCTTCTGGACGTGGGTCTGACCATTTCCTTTGCCTTCTCCGTCCTGATCCTGATGACGGTGCTGTCGATCCAGAAGCCGCTGGAATTCAGCAGTTTTCCCACCATCCTGCTAGTCAGCACCATGTTGCGACTAGCCCTCAACCTAGCATCGACCCGTCTGATCCTGGGGCATGGGCATGAGGGGGTGGACGCCGCCGGCCACGTGATCGCGACGTTCGGTCAGTTTATCATGGGCGGCAATTTCATCATCGGCGTGACGGTGTTCGGTATCCTGATGCTGGTGAATTTCAGCGTCATCACCAAAGGTTCTGGCCGTATCGCCGAAGTGGCTGCCCGCTTCACCCTGGACGCCATGCCCGGCAAGCAGATGGCTATCGACGCCGATCTGTCCGCTGGCCTGATCGAAGAGGCAGAAGCCCGCAAGCGCCGTAAGGAACTGGAAGATGAAAGCCAGTTCTTCGGCGCCATGGACGGTGCGTCGAAGTTCGTGCGCGGCGACGCGGTGGCCGGTCTGGTCATCACCTTCCTGAATATTATCGTCGGCATGATCATCGGCATCGCCCAGAAGGATATGGAGTTCCTGGAGGCGGGCCAGACCTACACGCTGCTGACGGTCGGTGATGGTCTGGTGTCGCAGATCCCGGCCCTGCTGGTCTCGCTGGCCGCCGGTCTTATGGTGTCGAAGTCGGGTTCCACCGGCTCCACCGACAAGGCCGTGTTCGGGCAGCTGACCTTCTATCCCACCGCCCTGGGCCTGACCTCGGCGGTGGTGCTGGCCATCGGCCTGCTGCCCGGCATGCCGAAGATCCCGTTCGGCCTGCTGGCGATCGGTCTGGCCGCCGCCGCCTATTACTTGCCCAAAACCAAACTGATGCGGCAGGCATTGGAGGCGGAACAGGAAACACAGGCCGCGGCCGCCGCCGCCCCTGCCCCTGTCGCCGACGAACCCATTTCCACAGCTCTGGCCATCGACCTTGTCCGTCTGGAACTGGGTTATGGCCTGCTTTCCCTGATCAATTCGGAGGTCGGCCACCGCCTGACGGATCAGATCAAAGGCCTTCGCCGGCAGTTGGCGGGTGAAATCGGCATCATCATGCCCGCCGTCCGAATCCAGGATAATCTACAGCTGCCCCCCAATACCTACCTGATCCGCATCAAGGAGATTGAGGCAGGCCGGGGTGATGTGCGGCCCAACATGCTGCTCTGCATGGACCCGCGTGGTGACCGTATCGGTCTGCCGGGTGAGGCGACGACGGAACCCACCTTTGGCTTGCCCGCCATGTGGATCGACGGGGCTTACCGTGAAGAGGCGCTCTTCAAGGGCTATACGGTTGTCGACCCGCCCACCGTCGTCACCACGCATTTGACCGAGATCATCAAGGACAATATGGCGGACCTGCTCTCCTACGCGGAGACGCAGAAGCTGTTGGACGAGATGGGCAAGGAGCACCAGAAGCTGGTGGGCGATGTGGTTCCGACACAGATCACCATCGGCGGCCTGCAGCGCGTGTTGCAGAACCTGCTGGGCGAGCGTGTGTCGGTGCGCGACCTGCCCACGATTTTGGAGGGTGTAGCGGAGGCAACGGCCTATACCCGCAACATGACCCAGATCACCGAACATGTACGCGCCCGTCTGGCCCGCCAGATTTCGGACAGCAATACCAACGATCTGGGCTTCATCCCCCTGGTGACCCTGTCGCCGGAATGGGAGCAGGCCTTTGCGGAAAGCATTGTGGGCGACGGCGACGAGCGGCAATTGTCCATGGCACCGTCGCGCCTGCAGCAATTCATCACCGCCGTACGCCAGTCTTTCGAACGCTTCGCGATGCAGGGTGAGGCTCCGGTGCTGCTGACCTCCCCGCTGATCCGGCCCTTCGTGCGTTCCATCATCGAACGCTTCCGTCCGGCCACGGTGGTGATGTCACAGAACGAAATCCATCCCAAGGCCAAGATCAAGACGTTGGGGCAGATATGA
- a CDS encoding GTPase: MRLKSFHAPSMQEAMRLVREVLGDDAIIVATREEEGVGVRVTAAIEEDEGMLATHAPVAAPNPLRFLEPEGPEPIDVVADALLRHGVPAELNQRLVDSLEDFDTRDPMMAMAAALDAVFSFQPLPDGKAPRPFMLVGPPGGGKTLTVAKLCARCALQKRPVGVISTDTIRAGGIEQLQAFTRVLKLRLITVEDPTALSDAVEVSRGMEQVLVDSAGRNPYNAQDMKDLREFVTATDIEPVLVMPAGLDPVEAVEIAKAFRAVGARRLLATRMDMARRYGSLLAAAHEAGLAFADVSATTKVADGLTALTPTILAKMMMPELQAEQRRAKQTGTHA, from the coding sequence ATGCGTCTGAAATCGTTCCATGCGCCATCCATGCAGGAAGCCATGCGGCTTGTCCGCGAGGTGCTGGGCGACGACGCCATCATCGTGGCCACCCGCGAGGAGGAAGGCGTCGGCGTCCGCGTAACCGCCGCCATCGAGGAAGATGAGGGCATGCTGGCGACCCACGCCCCGGTCGCCGCCCCCAATCCCCTGCGCTTTCTGGAACCGGAAGGCCCGGAACCCATTGATGTCGTCGCCGATGCCCTGCTGCGCCATGGTGTGCCCGCGGAGCTGAACCAGCGGCTGGTCGATAGTCTGGAAGATTTCGATACACGCGACCCGATGATGGCCATGGCCGCCGCGCTTGACGCCGTTTTCAGCTTTCAGCCCCTGCCCGATGGCAAGGCCCCCCGCCCCTTCATGCTGGTCGGTCCGCCGGGCGGTGGGAAAACTTTGACCGTCGCCAAGCTGTGCGCGCGATGTGCGCTGCAGAAACGTCCCGTCGGGGTCATTTCGACCGATACGATCCGCGCCGGCGGCATTGAACAGCTGCAGGCCTTCACCCGCGTACTGAAACTGCGCCTGATCACCGTGGAGGATCCGACGGCCCTGTCGGACGCGGTGGAAGTGTCGCGCGGGATGGAACAGGTGCTGGTCGACAGCGCTGGCCGCAACCCCTACAACGCGCAGGATATGAAGGATCTGCGGGAATTCGTCACCGCCACCGATATAGAGCCTGTGCTGGTCATGCCCGCCGGGCTGGACCCGGTTGAGGCGGTGGAGATCGCCAAGGCCTTCCGTGCTGTGGGTGCCCGGCGCCTGCTAGCCACCCGCATGGACATGGCCCGGCGATATGGAAGCCTGCTGGCCGCCGCGCACGAGGCTGGCCTGGCTTTTGCAGATGTAAGTGCGACGACAAAAGTTGCCGACGGGCTGACGGCCCTGACGCCGACAATTTTGGCTAAGATGATGATGCCGGAACTGCAAGCCGAACAGCGGCGAGCCAAGCAAACGGGGACCCACGCATGA
- a CDS encoding DUF1993 domain-containing protein, producing MSLHELLVPTFTQMLRAMGGWLDKAQAHQGADTDALLSNRLAPDMYPLAAQIRFACFQAQEPFYRLQDVALPDTLLAIRQQGWNANANPGSWVQARECLSAAIGFLTALEPSALDRHDRRTIGLALPNGMVFDMSPEQYARDWCLPQFYFHLTTVYTILRHHGIPLGKADYVAHMLAYLRPPGATPA from the coding sequence ATGTCGTTGCATGAGCTTCTGGTGCCGACCTTCACGCAGATGCTGCGCGCCATGGGCGGCTGGCTGGACAAGGCGCAGGCCCATCAGGGGGCAGATACCGATGCACTGCTGTCGAATCGGCTGGCACCTGACATGTATCCTCTGGCAGCGCAAATCCGCTTTGCCTGCTTTCAGGCGCAGGAACCGTTCTACCGTCTTCAGGACGTCGCCCTGCCCGATACGCTGCTGGCCATCCGTCAGCAGGGATGGAACGCCAATGCCAATCCCGGCAGCTGGGTCCAGGCGCGGGAATGCCTGTCGGCGGCGATCGGTTTCCTGACAGCACTAGAGCCAAGCGCGTTGGACCGGCATGACAGGCGCACCATCGGCCTGGCCCTGCCAAACGGCATGGTCTTTGACATGTCACCTGAACAATATGCCCGGGACTGGTGCCTGCCGCAGTTCTATTTCCACCTGACAACGGTCTACACGATCCTGCGCCATCACGGCATTCCGCTGGGCAAAGCCGATTATGTCGCGCACATGCTGGCCTATCTGCGCCCGCCAGGGGCGACGCCGGCCTGA
- a CDS encoding DUF3422 family protein: protein MAMAPDGRDGRDHPQRTQLNDELHARPHMRITTPARITHLAHLTGELGADHAHLLALCRDVGLPLPGLELRQVQLLVDGRTVKWERHTEFTAVTIADMAPGEAGDWSALSPRLADWTSRLPGPRLVACHLRLEPDGDPHHTPDSLSAIFPRGELLGSEVAGGEALVWTDFHLGSDGHTRILVRDKALSASHAGRVIQRLLEIETYRMTALLGLPLAREAGPELASLEQRLEGIVARTALGGNLAEEHGLLDALTRLAAEAEALSVRCRYRFGATTAYAELVERRVEELREERIPGLQRLGVFLERRFRPAVRTCEAVARRQGELAAGISRASSLLRTRVDVQRAEQNAEILKSLEHRARTQLRIQEAVEGLSVFAISYYLLGLVKYVVDGLPTIGGLPPKALMTGIAVPTIVAAVWVGIRRLRRAVSSGK from the coding sequence ATGGCGATGGCACCGGACGGGCGCGACGGAAGGGATCATCCCCAACGCACGCAGTTGAATGACGAGTTGCACGCGCGTCCGCACATGCGGATCACGACCCCGGCGCGCATCACCCATCTGGCCCATCTGACGGGGGAACTGGGGGCTGATCACGCCCACCTGCTGGCGCTGTGCCGCGATGTCGGCCTGCCCCTTCCAGGGTTGGAACTGCGGCAGGTGCAGCTGCTGGTCGATGGCCGCACTGTAAAATGGGAACGCCATACCGAATTCACCGCCGTCACTATTGCCGACATGGCGCCGGGTGAGGCGGGGGACTGGTCGGCCCTGTCCCCGCGTCTGGCTGACTGGACCTCGCGGCTGCCGGGACCGCGTCTGGTCGCCTGCCATCTGCGACTGGAGCCGGATGGAGACCCGCACCACACGCCCGACAGCCTGTCCGCCATCTTCCCACGCGGTGAACTGCTGGGCAGCGAGGTGGCGGGCGGTGAAGCGCTGGTCTGGACCGACTTTCACCTGGGCAGTGACGGCCATACCCGTATCCTGGTCCGGGATAAGGCCCTGTCGGCCAGCCATGCCGGCCGCGTGATCCAGCGCCTGCTGGAGATTGAGACCTACCGCATGACAGCACTGCTGGGCCTGCCCCTGGCGCGGGAGGCGGGGCCGGAACTGGCCAGCCTGGAACAGCGGCTGGAAGGCATCGTGGCCCGTACCGCCCTGGGCGGCAATCTGGCGGAGGAACATGGGCTTCTGGATGCGCTGACCCGGTTGGCCGCCGAAGCAGAAGCCCTGTCGGTGCGCTGCCGTTACCGGTTCGGAGCCACGACCGCCTATGCCGAACTGGTCGAACGTCGGGTGGAGGAATTAAGGGAAGAACGGATACCCGGCCTGCAGCGCCTGGGCGTCTTCCTGGAACGCCGCTTCCGCCCCGCTGTCCGCACCTGTGAGGCGGTGGCCCGGCGTCAGGGAGAGCTGGCAGCCGGGATCAGCCGCGCCAGTTCGCTGTTGCGCACGCGCGTGGATGTGCAGCGGGCGGAACAGAACGCCGAAATCCTGAAAAGCCTGGAACACCGCGCCCGCACTCAGTTGCGTATTCAGGAAGCGGTCGAAGGCCTGTCGGTCTTCGCCATATCCTACTATCTGCTGGGGCTGGTGAAATATGTGGTGGATGGATTGCCCACCATTGGCGGCCTGCCGCCCAAGGCGCTGATGACCGGCATTGCCGTGCCGACCATCGTCGCCGCCGTCTGGGTGGGGATCAGGCGCCTTCGCCGGGCGGTGTCGTCTGGGAAATGA
- a CDS encoding phosphoserine transaminase, with protein MAAPKPGNRPANPQFSSGPCAKRPGWTIEALKGALTGRSHRSKPGKAKLEQVITLSKDILGIPADYRLGIVPASDTGAVEMALWSLLGARGVDMLAWESFGKDWVTDVVKQLKLTDVRQMVAGYGALPDLTAVDFSRDVVFTWNGTTSGVRVANGDWIAADREGLTICDATSAAFAMDLPWDKLDVVTWSWQKVLGGEAAHGMIALSPRAVDRLLNYKPSWPLPKIFRMASNGKLSEGIFKGETINTPSMIAVEDALDGLNWAKSVGGLEGLIGRSEGNLKAVADWVAKTDWVDFLADTVESRSCTSICLKIVDPWATEQPAEAQAEIAKKLTSLLEKEGVALDAGSYRDAPPGIRIWGGATVENADIVALLPWLDWAYATVKAG; from the coding sequence ATGGCTGCGCCGAAGCCGGGCAATCGCCCCGCTAATCCGCAATTCTCGTCGGGTCCCTGCGCCAAGCGCCCCGGCTGGACGATCGAAGCCCTCAAGGGCGCCCTGACGGGCCGCTCGCACCGCTCCAAGCCTGGCAAGGCCAAGCTGGAGCAGGTGATTACCCTCTCCAAAGACATTCTGGGCATCCCCGCCGATTACCGGCTGGGCATTGTTCCCGCTTCCGACACGGGCGCTGTTGAAATGGCGCTGTGGTCGCTGCTGGGTGCCCGTGGCGTCGACATGCTGGCCTGGGAGAGCTTCGGCAAGGATTGGGTCACCGACGTCGTCAAGCAGCTGAAGCTGACCGATGTCCGTCAGATGGTCGCCGGTTATGGCGCGCTGCCCGACCTCACCGCCGTTGATTTCTCCCGCGATGTGGTCTTCACCTGGAACGGCACCACGTCGGGTGTGCGCGTCGCCAATGGCGACTGGATCGCCGCTGATCGTGAAGGCCTGACCATCTGCGATGCGACCTCGGCCGCGTTTGCCATGGACCTGCCCTGGGACAAGCTGGATGTCGTCACCTGGTCCTGGCAGAAGGTGCTGGGCGGTGAAGCCGCACACGGCATGATCGCGCTCAGCCCCCGTGCCGTTGACCGGCTGCTGAACTATAAGCCGTCCTGGCCGCTGCCGAAGATTTTCCGCATGGCCAGCAATGGCAAGCTGTCGGAAGGCATCTTCAAGGGCGAAACCATCAATACCCCGTCGATGATCGCCGTTGAAGACGCGCTGGACGGCTTGAACTGGGCCAAGTCGGTGGGCGGTCTGGAGGGGCTGATCGGCCGTTCGGAAGGCAACCTGAAGGCGGTTGCCGACTGGGTCGCTAAGACCGACTGGGTCGATTTCCTGGCCGACACCGTGGAAAGCCGTTCCTGCACCTCCATCTGCCTGAAGATCGTTGACCCCTGGGCGACGGAACAGCCGGCGGAAGCCCAGGCCGAGATCGCCAAGAAGCTGACCAGCCTTCTGGAGAAAGAAGGCGTGGCACTGGACGCCGGCTCCTACCGCGATGCCCCGCCGGGCATCCGCATCTGGGGCGGCGCCACCGTCGAGAACGCCGACATCGTGGCCCTGCTGCCCTGGCTGGACTGGGCCTATGCAACGGTCAAGGCCGGCTGA
- a CDS encoding TIGR03862 family flavoprotein has translation MLNRPILIIGAGPAGLMAAEILAGAGHRVEIHDAMPSPARKFLMAGRGGLNITHSEPLDRFITRYGVARPFMDPLIRAFTPTDLRDWCHGLGVETFVGSSGRVFPKSFKASILLRAWLQRLNGLGVKLFTRHRWTGWADAGAVSFDTPTGPQTVQATATILALGGASWPRLGSDGGWSTLLAARGVPLAPFRPSNSGFDVAWSAGFLERAEGEPLKRIALTFKDRTVPGELVVTRTGLEGGALYALSAPLRDVIERDGKAVVHLDLKPDLTGPQVQNKLARTPPADSLANKLRKGLTLGPPTGALIREFAGDADLGRTANLAALVKALPVTLSGQRGLDRAISSAGGIKLSALDGNLMLTALPGVFACGEMLDWEAPTGGYLLQGCYATAVAAARGVERYLISQTTPPGEGA, from the coding sequence ATGTTGAACCGCCCCATCCTGATCATCGGCGCTGGCCCTGCGGGTCTGATGGCGGCAGAAATCCTGGCCGGTGCGGGCCATCGCGTGGAAATCCACGACGCCATGCCCAGCCCAGCGCGCAAGTTCCTGATGGCCGGACGCGGCGGGCTGAACATCACCCATTCCGAACCGCTGGATCGGTTCATCACCCGTTATGGCGTTGCCCGGCCCTTCATGGACCCGCTGATCCGGGCTTTCACGCCCACCGACCTGCGCGACTGGTGCCATGGGTTGGGGGTGGAGACATTTGTCGGCTCCTCCGGCCGGGTTTTCCCGAAAAGCTTCAAGGCGTCCATCCTGCTGCGCGCCTGGCTGCAACGGCTGAACGGCTTGGGGGTGAAGCTGTTCACGCGTCATCGCTGGACGGGTTGGGCCGATGCCGGGGCCGTTTCGTTTGATACCCCAACGGGTCCGCAGACGGTCCAGGCCACCGCCACCATCCTGGCACTGGGTGGGGCCAGCTGGCCGCGGTTGGGGTCGGATGGCGGGTGGAGTACGCTGCTGGCGGCGCGCGGTGTGCCGCTCGCCCCGTTCCGCCCGTCCAACAGTGGCTTTGATGTCGCCTGGAGTGCCGGGTTCCTGGAGCGGGCAGAAGGGGAGCCGCTGAAGCGCATCGCCCTGACCTTCAAGGACCGAACCGTTCCCGGTGAATTGGTCGTCACGCGCACGGGGCTTGAGGGTGGGGCGCTTTATGCCCTGTCGGCGCCGCTGCGCGACGTGATCGAGCGGGACGGCAAAGCGGTGGTGCATCTAGACCTGAAGCCCGACCTGACGGGGCCGCAGGTGCAGAATAAGCTGGCGCGTACCCCGCCCGCCGACAGTCTGGCCAACAAGCTGCGCAAGGGTCTGACCCTGGGGCCGCCCACCGGTGCCCTGATCCGGGAATTCGCGGGCGATGCCGATCTGGGCCGAACCGCCAATCTGGCGGCGCTGGTCAAGGCCCTGCCGGTGACCCTCTCCGGACAGCGGGGGTTGGACCGTGCTATCTCCAGTGCGGGCGGCATCAAGCTGTCGGCACTGGACGGCAACCTGATGCTGACCGCGCTGCCGGGCGTCTTTGCCTGTGGCGAGATGCTGGATTGGGAGGCACCGACGGGCGGATACCTGCTCCAGGGTTGCTACGCGACGGCGGTGGCGGCGGCCAGGGGGGTGGAGCGGTACCTCATTTCCCAGACGACACCGCCCGGCGAAGGCGCCTGA
- a CDS encoding MinD/ParA family protein produces the protein MNDLSAMMAASANVTPLRQRNILAVASGKGGVGKTFFSISLTHALSKLGRKTLLFDGDLGLANVDIQLGLMPKRDLGQVIDGMVTLAGSTTRYNEGGFDIIAGRSGSGSLANLPPAKLTQLRNDLTDLARSYDNIVIDLGAGVDRNVRTFTAPAGISLVVTTDEPTSITDAYAFLKLSYQANPMADLRIVVNMAQTRAEGDKTYETLLAACRKFLGKSPQLAGIIRRDMKVRESIKTQTPLLVRSPTSDAAHDIMALAQKLTAG, from the coding sequence ATGAACGACCTGTCCGCGATGATGGCCGCCTCCGCCAATGTCACCCCGCTGCGCCAGCGCAACATCCTGGCCGTCGCCAGCGGCAAGGGCGGGGTGGGCAAGACCTTCTTCTCCATCAGCCTGACGCACGCGCTGAGCAAGCTGGGCCGCAAGACCTTGCTGTTCGACGGCGATCTGGGCCTTGCCAACGTCGATATCCAATTGGGCCTGATGCCCAAGCGCGACCTGGGTCAGGTCATCGACGGCATGGTGACGCTGGCCGGTTCCACCACCCGCTATAATGAAGGCGGGTTCGACATCATCGCTGGCCGTTCCGGGTCCGGCAGTCTGGCCAATCTGCCCCCGGCAAAATTGACCCAGTTGCGCAACGACCTGACCGATCTTGCCCGGTCCTACGACAATATCGTCATCGACCTGGGCGCCGGTGTGGACCGCAATGTCCGAACCTTCACCGCTCCCGCCGGCATCTCGCTGGTGGTGACGACGGACGAACCGACCAGCATCACCGACGCCTATGCCTTCCTGAAACTCTCCTACCAGGCCAACCCGATGGCCGACCTGCGCATCGTCGTGAACATGGCGCAGACGCGGGCCGAGGGCGACAAGACCTATGAGACGCTGCTGGCTGCGTGCCGCAAGTTCCTTGGCAAGTCGCCGCAGCTGGCCGGCATCATCCGCCGCGACATGAAGGTTCGCGAAAGCATCAAGACGCAGACGCCGCTGCTGGTCCGTTCTCCCACCTCTGACGCGGCGCATGACATCATGGCGCTGGCGCAGAAGCTGACGGCGGGTTGA
- a CDS encoding methyl-accepting chemotaxis protein: MKYGSESSNLSGAGKSEVSSALQEISRELEGLRTEIEKVGTVAQQIDAIAKQTNLLALNATIEAARAGEAGKGFAVVAGEVKNLSGQTAAATAEISAVLQSLTKRTQHLGQLVERAITHA; encoded by the coding sequence ATGAAGTACGGCAGCGAATCGAGCAATCTCTCCGGCGCTGGCAAGAGCGAGGTGTCCTCCGCCTTGCAGGAAATCAGCCGTGAGTTGGAAGGCCTGCGGACCGAAATTGAGAAGGTCGGCACGGTGGCGCAGCAGATTGACGCCATTGCCAAGCAGACCAATCTGCTGGCCCTGAACGCCACCATCGAAGCCGCCCGCGCGGGCGAAGCCGGCAAGGGCTTCGCGGTCGTGGCCGGTGAAGTGAAGAACCTGTCGGGCCAGACCGCTGCCGCGACGGCTGAAATCTCTGCCGTGCTGCAGAGCCTGACCAAGCGTACCCAGCATCTGGGCCAGCTGGTTGAGCGCGCCATCACCCACGCCTGA
- the serA gene encoding phosphoglycerate dehydrogenase, whose product MPKVLISDSLSPRAVEIFKERGVEVDVKVGLKPDELKAIIGEYDGLAIRSNTKVTKDILAAATNLKVVGRAGIGVDNVDIPAATARGVVVMNTPFGNSITTAEHAIAMMFALAREIPAANASTHAGKWEKNRFMGVELFGKVLGVIGCGNIGGIVADRAIGLKMKVIAFDPFLSPERATEIGVEKVELEDLLKRADFITLHTPLTEATKGVLDAKALAKTKKGVRIINCARGGLIVEEALQAAIEAGHVAGAALDVFAEEPAKAHPLFGNEKVVATPHLGASTTEAQENVALQVAEQLADYLVNGAVVNALNMPSVTAEEAPRLRPYMKLAEQLGGFVGQLIDGSLKGVAIEYEGQAATLNTKPLTAIVLKGLLGPLMESVNMVNAPVIAKERDIKVAETKRTNDGDYQTLVRIIVTTDKGTNSVTGTLFGGDKPRLVEIDEVPIEAEVTPFMLFVRNEDKPGFIGKLGTTLGNASVNIATFHLGRTAPGANAICLVSVDQKVDDALLATIRALPSVVRATELTFA is encoded by the coding sequence ATGCCCAAGGTTCTGATTTCCGACAGCCTGAGCCCCCGCGCCGTTGAGATTTTCAAGGAGCGCGGCGTCGAGGTCGATGTGAAGGTCGGCCTGAAGCCCGACGAGTTGAAGGCCATCATCGGCGAGTATGATGGTCTGGCCATCCGTTCCAACACCAAGGTGACCAAGGATATCCTGGCCGCCGCCACCAATCTGAAGGTTGTCGGTCGCGCTGGTATCGGTGTTGATAACGTGGACATCCCGGCCGCCACGGCCCGTGGCGTCGTCGTTATGAATACGCCGTTCGGCAATTCCATCACGACGGCCGAACACGCCATCGCCATGATGTTCGCGCTGGCCCGTGAAATCCCGGCAGCCAATGCATCCACCCATGCCGGTAAATGGGAAAAGAACCGCTTCATGGGCGTGGAGTTGTTCGGCAAGGTACTGGGCGTTATCGGCTGCGGCAATATCGGCGGCATCGTCGCTGATCGCGCCATCGGCCTGAAGATGAAGGTCATCGCCTTCGACCCGTTCCTGTCGCCGGAACGCGCCACGGAAATCGGCGTGGAGAAGGTGGAACTGGAAGACCTGCTGAAGCGCGCTGACTTCATCACCCTGCACACCCCGCTGACCGAAGCGACAAAGGGTGTGCTGGACGCCAAGGCCCTGGCCAAGACCAAGAAGGGCGTGCGCATCATCAATTGCGCCCGTGGCGGTCTGATCGTGGAAGAGGCACTGCAGGCCGCCATTGAGGCTGGTCACGTTGCCGGTGCCGCCTTGGACGTGTTCGCGGAGGAGCCGGCCAAGGCCCACCCGCTGTTCGGCAATGAAAAGGTTGTGGCCACCCCGCACCTGGGCGCCTCCACGACGGAAGCACAGGAAAACGTTGCCCTGCAGGTGGCCGAGCAGTTGGCCGACTATCTGGTCAATGGTGCGGTCGTCAACGCGCTGAACATGCCGTCGGTCACTGCCGAGGAAGCCCCGCGTCTGCGCCCCTATATGAAGTTGGCCGAACAACTGGGCGGTTTCGTGGGTCAGTTGATCGATGGCAGCCTGAAGGGTGTCGCCATTGAGTATGAAGGCCAGGCCGCGACGCTGAACACCAAGCCGCTGACCGCCATCGTGCTGAAGGGCCTGCTGGGTCCGCTGATGGAATCGGTGAACATGGTCAACGCCCCCGTCATCGCTAAGGAGCGTGACATCAAGGTGGCCGAAACCAAGCGTACCAATGACGGCGATTATCAGACGCTGGTCCGCATCATCGTTACCACCGACAAGGGCACCAACAGCGTCACCGGTACCCTGTTCGGTGGCGACAAGCCCCGTCTGGTCGAAATCGACGAAGTGCCGATCGAAGCCGAAGTGACGCCCTTCATGCTGTTCGTTCGCAACGAGGACAAGCCGGGCTTTATCGGCAAGCTGGGCACGACGCTGGGCAATGCCAGCGTCAATATCGCCACCTTCCACCTGGGTCGCACGGCACCGGGCGCCAACGCCATCTGTCTGGTGTCGGTCGATCAGAAGGTGGATGACGCCCTGCTGGCCACCATCCGTGCCCTGCCCAGCGTTGTGCGTGCGACGGAACTGACCTTCGCCTGA